A single genomic interval of Cervus elaphus chromosome 26, mCerEla1.1, whole genome shotgun sequence harbors:
- the SLC35D3 gene encoding solute carrier family 35 member D3, protein MRQLCRRGRVLGIAVAIAHGVFSGSLNILLKFLISRYQFSFLTLVQCLTSSTAALSLELLRRLGFIAVPPFGLNLARSFAGVAVLSTLQSSLTLWSLRGLSLPMYVVFKRCLPLVTMLIGVLVLKNGAPSPGVLAAVLITTCGAALAGAGDLTGDPIGYVTGVLAVLVHAAYLVLIQKASADTEHGPLTAQYVIAVSATPLLVVLSFASTDSIHAWTFPGWKDPAMVTIFVACILIGCAMNFTTLHCTYINSAVTTSFVGVVKSIATITVGMVAFSDVEPTSLFIAGVVVNTLGSIIYCVAKFLETRKQSNYEDLETQPGGEEAQPSGDQLPFVMEELPPEGGSGGSGGGKAAGGSTQRGGQEARGSPREVSLLARSSQISDSPEEVGRSSLKDAYLEVWRLVRGAKYIKKDYLIENEELPSP, encoded by the exons ATGCGGCAGCTGTGCCGCCGGGGCCGCGTgctgggcatcgcggtggccatcgCGCACGGGGTCTTCTCCGGCTCCCTCAACATCCTGCTTAAGTTCCTCATCAGCCGCTACCAGTTCTCCTTCTTGACCCTGGTGCAGTGCCTGACCAGCTCCACCGCGGCGCTGAGCCTGGAGCTGCTGCGGCGCCTGGGGTTCATCGCGGTGCCCCCCTTCGGCCTGAACCTGGCTCGCTCCTTCGCGGGGGTCGCCGTGCTGTCGACGCTGCAGTCCAGCCTCACGCTGTGGTCCCTGCGCGGCCTCAGCCTACCCATGTACGTGGTCTTCAAGCGCTGCCTGCCCCTGGTCACCATGCTCATCGGCGTCCTGGTGCTCAAAAACGGAGCGCCCTCGCCGGGAGTGCTCGCGGCCGTGCTCATCACCACCTGCGGCGCGGCTCTGGCAG GAGCCGGTGACCTGACCGGCGACCCCATCGGGTACGTCACCGGCGTGCTGGCGGTGCTGGTGCACGCCGCCTATTTGGTGCTCATCCAGAAGGCGAGCGCAGACACGGAGCACGGGCCGCTCACCGCGCAGTACGTCATCGCCGTGTCCGCCACCCCGCTGCTGGTCGTCTTATCCTTCGCCAGCACCGACTCGATCCACGCCTGGACCTTCCCCGGCTGGAAGGACCCGGCCATGGTGACCATCTTCGTGGCGTGCATCCTGATCGGCTGTGCCATGAACTTCACCACGCTGCACTGCACCTACATCAACTCGGCGGTGACCACCAGCTTCGTGGGGGTGGTGAAGAGCATCGCTACCATCACGGTGGGTATGGTGGCCTTCAGCGATGTGGAGCCCACCTCTCTATTCATTGCCGGCGTCGTGGTGAACACCCTGGGCTCCATCATTTACTGTGTGGCCAAATTTTTGGAAACTAGAAAGCAGAGCAACTATGAGGACCTGGAGACTCAGCCAGGGGGAGAAGAGGCGCAGCCGAGTGGAGATCAGCTGCCCTTCGTCATGGAGGAGCTGCCCCCAGAGGGTGGAAGTGGCGGGTCAGGAGGTGGGAAGGCAGCAGGTGGCTCCACTCAGAGGGGTGGGCAAGAGGCTAGGGGCAGCCCCAGAGAGGTCTCGCTGTTGGCTAGGAGCTCGCAGATCTCAGACAGCCCTGAAGAAGTGGGCAGGAGTTCATTAAAGGATGCTTACCTCGAAGTGTGGAGGTTAGTTAGGGGAGCCAAGTATATAAAGAAGGATTATTTGATAGAAAATGAGGAGTTACCCAGTCCTTGA